A window of the Fodinibius sp. Rm-B-1B1-1 genome harbors these coding sequences:
- a CDS encoding transcriptional regulator, translating into MGYDDLNPLLHSQLRLAIMSLLISVEKADYKFIKRETEASAGNISVQMSKLEEAGYIEIKKSFKNKKPNTSYSITETGIEAFEEYVNTLQQYLDVTNNN; encoded by the coding sequence ATGGGCTATGATGACCTAAATCCACTACTGCACTCACAGCTTAGGCTGGCTATTATGTCGCTATTAATAAGTGTGGAAAAAGCTGATTACAAGTTCATTAAAAGAGAAACCGAAGCCAGCGCAGGTAATATAAGTGTTCAGATGAGCAAACTTGAGGAGGCAGGCTATATTGAAATCAAAAAATCTTTTAAAAACAAAAAACCTAACACTTCATACTCCATTACTGAAACGGGAATAGAAGCATTCGAAGAGTATGTCAACACTCTGCAACAATATCTTGATGTAACAAACAACAACTGA
- a CDS encoding DUF2306 domain-containing protein produces the protein MDSLVHNWTGAIHLASSIIALITGTLILAMRKGTAIHKKVGYLYVTAMTIVVATAFLIYRLFNGFGIFHIAAIVSGLTLAGGMIPVVLKKPDSWAPLHFSFMYWSVMGLYAAFVAEVLVRLPQSPFFGMVGVGTSIVMLLGGSWFYYRKEYWHDQFANT, from the coding sequence ATGGATAGCCTCGTACATAACTGGACCGGCGCCATACATCTGGCCTCATCAATTATTGCGCTTATTACCGGAACACTAATTTTAGCAATGCGCAAAGGCACTGCTATCCACAAAAAGGTTGGATATCTCTATGTTACAGCTATGACCATTGTGGTTGCAACCGCCTTCCTGATCTACCGGTTGTTTAACGGTTTTGGAATCTTCCACATTGCTGCTATAGTCAGCGGGCTTACGCTGGCTGGCGGCATGATCCCGGTCGTACTTAAAAAACCAGACAGCTGGGCTCCTCTACACTTCAGTTTCATGTACTGGTCGGTAATGGGACTATATGCCGCATTTGTTGCTGAAGTACTGGTGCGTTTACCCCAAAGCCCTTTTTTCGGTATGGTCGGGGTTGGTACCAGTATTGTGATGCTGCTCGGTGGGAGCTGGTTTTATTATCGCAAGGAATACTGGCATGACCAATTTGCCAACACCTAA
- the typA gene encoding translational GTPase TypA, which translates to MYKDIRNIAIIAHVDHGKTTLVDEMLKQSGTFHEHEEVAERVMDSGDLEKEKGITISSKNTAVKWGDTKINIVDTPGHADFGGEVERILKMVNGVIILVDAAEGPLPQTKFVLRKSLQLGYEPIVVINKIDRKDARPDEVLNEIFDLFVMLDATNEQLDFPIIYAEGINGIAKNELEDDNEDLSPLFDQIIETIPAPEQELDAPFKMLVSSIDWNDYVGRIAIGRVEQGTIEQGQQIALLNRDGELKEKARATKLFTFTGLKREPVEKAEAGDIFALAGYEQVDIGDTLTATTDMTAIEYPDIDQPTMAMFFRVNDSPFAGLEGDYVTSNQIKDRLMREIRTNVSIEVEQTDNPDIYKVSGRGELQLAILTETMRREGYEFAVSRPEVLFKEIDGQRHEPFEEVVVDVHQDYSNRVIDNLQKRKGIMTSMTQEGENNRLTFKVPSRGLIGFRGEMLTETRGTGIMHQQFDAYEPYAGKIPGRNSGTLIALEKGEVTSYSLEGLQDRGVFLVEPGDKVYEGQVVGINNRSDDLVVNVVKKKNLTNHRATQSADEVKIAPAKDMSLEQCIEFIDDDELLEVTPESLRIRKKYLDFNERKRAKKNKEFA; encoded by the coding sequence ATGTACAAGGATATCAGAAATATTGCAATAATTGCTCACGTTGATCACGGAAAGACCACACTGGTTGACGAAATGTTGAAGCAGAGCGGGACGTTTCACGAGCATGAAGAAGTGGCTGAGCGGGTTATGGACTCGGGTGATTTAGAGAAGGAAAAAGGTATTACCATTAGTTCTAAGAATACTGCTGTTAAATGGGGTGATACCAAGATTAATATTGTGGATACGCCCGGGCACGCTGATTTTGGTGGAGAAGTAGAACGTATCCTTAAAATGGTTAATGGCGTAATTATCTTAGTAGATGCTGCCGAAGGTCCGCTGCCGCAGACTAAATTTGTTCTCCGCAAGTCGCTGCAGCTGGGTTATGAGCCTATTGTGGTAATCAACAAGATTGATCGCAAGGATGCTCGTCCCGATGAAGTACTTAACGAGATTTTTGATCTCTTTGTAATGCTGGATGCAACGAATGAGCAGCTTGACTTTCCTATTATCTATGCCGAGGGCATTAATGGAATTGCCAAGAACGAGCTTGAAGATGACAACGAGGATTTAAGTCCGCTTTTTGATCAGATTATCGAAACCATTCCGGCACCTGAGCAAGAACTGGATGCACCGTTTAAGATGTTGGTGAGCAGTATCGACTGGAATGATTATGTGGGACGTATTGCTATTGGCCGCGTAGAGCAGGGAACTATTGAGCAGGGGCAGCAGATTGCGCTGTTGAATCGTGACGGAGAGCTTAAAGAGAAAGCGCGAGCAACAAAGCTGTTTACATTCACTGGATTGAAACGTGAGCCTGTCGAAAAAGCTGAGGCCGGAGATATTTTTGCCCTGGCTGGGTATGAACAAGTAGATATCGGTGATACGCTTACGGCTACAACTGATATGACGGCTATTGAGTATCCTGATATTGATCAGCCTACCATGGCGATGTTTTTTCGGGTGAATGATTCACCTTTTGCAGGGTTGGAAGGAGATTATGTAACCTCCAACCAGATTAAGGATCGCCTGATGCGCGAGATTCGTACAAACGTATCTATTGAAGTTGAACAGACCGATAATCCGGATATCTATAAAGTATCGGGACGTGGGGAGCTGCAACTTGCAATTCTTACGGAGACGATGCGTCGAGAGGGGTATGAGTTTGCAGTATCGCGTCCCGAGGTGCTGTTTAAAGAAATTGACGGTCAACGTCACGAACCGTTTGAGGAAGTCGTTGTGGATGTGCATCAGGATTACAGCAACCGCGTGATTGATAACCTGCAGAAGCGTAAAGGAATTATGACGTCGATGACGCAGGAAGGCGAAAATAACCGCCTTACTTTTAAGGTTCCTTCTCGTGGACTCATTGGCTTTCGTGGCGAAATGTTGACCGAAACACGAGGTACAGGGATTATGCACCAGCAGTTTGATGCGTATGAGCCTTATGCCGGTAAAATTCCGGGCCGTAACAGCGGTACACTCATTGCTCTCGAAAAAGGAGAAGTAACCAGTTATTCGCTTGAAGGTTTGCAAGACCGTGGCGTGTTTTTAGTAGAGCCCGGCGATAAGGTGTACGAAGGGCAAGTTGTGGGTATTAACAATCGATCGGATGACTTGGTAGTTAATGTTGTGAAGAAAAAGAATCTGACGAACCACCGAGCTACACAAAGTGCAGATGAAGTTAAAATTGCTCCTGCCAAAGACATGAGCCTTGAGCAATGCATCGAATTTATTGACGATGATGAATTGCTGGAAGTGACACCTGAAAGTTTACGTATCCGCAAAAAGTATCTTGACTTCAACGAGCGTAAGCGAGCGAAGAAGAATAAAGAGTTCGCATAA
- a CDS encoding SDR family oxidoreductase — protein MDLQVENQRFIVCGASSGFGRAIAELLLDEGATVIAVARRENKLNELKDSFGDRVDIVVGDLTDDDTHNMIEAAIGNDQLHGVVVNAGGPPALSPLETAIYDWDQAYKNVMRWKIELILRLVSYFTSKEYGRILFVESQSVKQPIPSLVLSNSFRAGMVGFAKSLSQEVAEQGVTVNILAPGSHDTPAIKRVIKKAADESDKSFEEVREEMEASIPVGRFGKGEELASLAGWLLSPHASFVTGQTISHDGGNIKGLFG, from the coding sequence ATGGATTTACAAGTTGAAAACCAACGCTTTATTGTTTGCGGGGCCAGTAGCGGATTTGGTCGCGCCATTGCTGAACTTTTATTAGATGAAGGAGCAACGGTTATTGCTGTTGCTCGTCGTGAAAATAAACTCAATGAGCTCAAAGATTCTTTTGGGGACAGGGTCGATATTGTTGTTGGTGATCTAACAGATGACGATACCCATAACATGATTGAAGCCGCTATTGGCAATGATCAGCTTCATGGTGTGGTTGTAAATGCGGGGGGACCTCCTGCCCTATCTCCGCTTGAAACTGCTATTTACGATTGGGATCAGGCATACAAAAACGTCATGCGCTGGAAAATAGAGCTCATCCTTCGTTTGGTCTCCTATTTTACTTCTAAAGAGTACGGGCGCATTTTATTCGTAGAAAGTCAGTCGGTAAAGCAACCCATTCCTTCTTTGGTACTCAGTAACTCTTTTCGCGCGGGAATGGTTGGTTTTGCTAAATCTTTATCCCAGGAAGTAGCTGAACAAGGAGTTACGGTTAATATACTGGCTCCGGGATCGCATGATACTCCTGCTATAAAACGTGTCATTAAAAAGGCTGCGGATGAATCCGACAAGTCTTTCGAAGAAGTGCGTGAAGAAATGGAAGCCTCAATCCCAGTCGGTCGTTTTGGCAAAGGTGAAGAGTTGGCTTCACTGGCTGGATGGCTGCTATCCCCACACGCCTCGTTTGTAACTGGCCAAACAATCAGTCACGATGGTGGCAATATTAAAGGGCTTTTTGGATGA
- a CDS encoding secondary thiamine-phosphate synthase enzyme YjbQ: MWHQTKIALSPKSRGYHIITDEVLEEIPEIKKIQTGIAHIFIQHTSASLTINENADPSVRRDFASHFKRMVPEDTSLYEHTLEGPDDMTSHIKSSLLGHSVSIPITNGKLNLGTWQGIYLCEHRNNGGSRKLVVTLHGE, encoded by the coding sequence ATGTGGCATCAAACAAAAATCGCTCTTTCTCCAAAGTCTCGGGGCTATCACATCATCACTGATGAGGTTTTGGAAGAGATTCCTGAAATAAAAAAGATTCAAACAGGCATTGCACATATTTTTATCCAGCATACCAGCGCCAGCCTCACTATTAATGAAAATGCAGATCCTTCGGTGCGCCGTGACTTTGCCTCTCATTTCAAACGCATGGTTCCCGAGGATACCTCGCTGTATGAACACACGCTCGAAGGTCCCGATGATATGACTTCGCATATCAAGAGTTCGCTGCTGGGACATTCGGTTTCTATTCCGATAACAAATGGTAAACTAAACCTGGGAACCTGGCAGGGAATTTATTTGTGTGAGCATCGAAACAACGGTGGCTCAAGAAAACTGGTCGTTACCCTTCATGGAGAGTAA